The window ttcacatagacgattattatatatagcatgtgttcataaataaatgtctattttatttagagTACATAGAGCCATTCCTCGATCAATTGTCGATGGTAAGCAATTTTTCGGTGAAGTCACAGtggttatatttattaccacTAGGCGTTAATCCAATACGTGTTCCCGACAGTAGCTCGCAGGGTAGACATTATGGTCTGGTGGAAGATGTTTTACCACATATTGTAACaccattagaaaaaaaattaggtaAAACTTTCGATGaatcattaaaagaaatatccgAGTAATTCTctgtatttctttataaaaagaaaaacatcaaTTTTCTAATTCTAGCATCTCAAGTGAGTCTTCATCCGTGCATAAATTTTGTAGCATACATAGTTCCATGTGATAATGCTcctttatacatttatacgcGTAATGGTCACAAATCAACGATTGATAGTGGCGTTGAAGCATTTTTATCTCCAAGGTATATAAGTTTTACAAAAGCgatatattgttttctttctcttctctgtatatattaatataaattatatatatatatattagatggGGTGGTGTTGTGCTCACTAATCCTTCATTTGAAGCATGCGAAGCTGCAGCACGTGGTAAAGCTACTACCATTATTCCCGACGAAGCCACTATCATCGGGACGTTTCTTGCACAACTAAGATTGCTTTTAGGCATTCCAGAAATGgtaattcatttgaaaattcaaACAATTTGTCAATTgaccaataaaaatatttcatttataatttcagAAGCCTATAAGCAGTGTAACCGTAGTACCACTGGTTGGATTGAAATCACGTGATTGGGAAGTAGATGCTTTGCTGCGAGTTCGTGCCATGGAACAGTTAACTTCTGCTAAGTTAACATTGCAATCATTAGCTCAACTTCTCACAGAGATCAAccgtatcgttattacagatGTTGTAggaaatagaataaaagttGCGTTAGATTTGGTGGAACGTTCTGCTGAACTCCTTAGACATGGTGATCTTATGAATGGTTTTATTCTTAGTAAAGATGCATTTATTACTGCCGAAGAAGCTTTTTCCGATCCAACTTTGTTAgcacttctttattttccagAAGACCAAAAGTAagctattctttttttttaactctctTTTACaaccaatttttatttaaattttaatatcttatttcaGATATGCTGTATATACACCTTTATTTTTACCGGCAATGATTCCTGTCTTGTTGTCTCTTAAAactatattacaatattacagAGGTGGAAAAACCGATGCGAAAAAGGTAACTACtcaaaataaaacgaacaaaGATTCGACGAAAGTAAAAGATGAGAAAGTACagtgatataaattatttaatttaatatattgagATCTACGagcaatttttatttgaaataaagtaaaagttGAAGgggtttctcttttttttttccaaaacagtaatagaaataattttttttttattttggtcacatatgcatatatatatatatatgtgtgtgttcaGAGATTGTTTTACTgttcattataaatttctattcgttATAAAAGCTTTACACTTTCGGTCTTTACacatttcaaagaaaaatgtcaggaaagcgtaaaaataattttctttaataaagagaaaaaaagaaaaaaaagaatgcgtgatattatgaaaatactTCTGAAAGAGTAGTATAATAAATGACTCTTCTGTATTGAGCCATTTGCAATGTCTATTTGTGAATAAGGTCTCTGAGCCTCAAACAATTTGAAAGTTACAAATAAGTAATtacactctttttttttctttcatacatAAAAATTCTAGTTGcctataattttcattttgctAATTATGACAAATGAAACTTTTCGTATGTCATAATATAAGAAGATATGCTAccatgtgtacatatatatttattcacgTACACGATGGAGATTTACACTCAACTCGAGCAAACATACCATCCTCCCATACAATCTTTTCATCAAATTTgagattaattatcattagatCGTTAGAAATAACTAATAGTCTATGTACACGTATATCAAATCAATCCTCAACCAGTTACCACAAGATTACAAAAACTTGCAAGTTAAATTACTATAAAAAATGTGTCCATCTACCATAGGAGATTATTTGCATCGccatttatacaaaaaaaaaaagaaagtcattTCATGAAGCaaaaaacgtataaaataaaattattagctGCACTCTTTTACTTTCACTAATGTttctacaaaataaaaataaaaaaaaaagaaaaaaaaagaaaagaaaagaaatacaacagtgaatgtatttgaaataaaatataaaattgtaattaaaaaatatattttctatcaaaaaataaaatatataataaatattaattttgaactTCTTAAACACAGCAACATAAAcatttcttccatttcttttgctttgctgtatgaaacaaaaaatattttttaattgtaaaaatctCATGATCCTATAGTAGTGCGCACagtatattattctatattagTCAATAGTAAaagtgtaagaaaaaaaaatcatatctttATACGAAAAACAATCGCGCTATATAAtgagatattaacaatatcttATCTTGAAAtgtcagtaataataatataagttttagTTAATATTTGTAGAAACAAGAATGATAAACAATTTGTATTGCCTCCACCCATTGTCCCGTAAATCTCAAATGGTAGTTGGACAtcgtagaataaaaataaattaatcgtcGAATCTATGATCTTATTCGtacgaaaaaatagaaaaaagaagaggagttAAGTCAACAGGGACTTTGAACTAGCTGTATCGCATGTTGCAGTGCATCAGCGATATTCTGAAAAACAGGTACACCTTCGCGCTTTGCATAGTCCGACAGGTACATCCTTCCCCGATTATAGTCTTTCGTGGCTTGTTCGGTTAACTAAATTTTTatcagaatataatatatttaaaaatttttaatgcagtaaaagaaatatttcgataactctaaataataatgatctcaCCTTTTCACCAGAAATAATACAACCCTCGGGGAGAATTTGAACACACAGGACAAGCTTAGCACGTATTCCAATCAAGTGAGCTGCTAATGCCATTATAGCAATGCCACGAGAGTGCTGCGGTACAATTAATAGGATTAACCGCGAATTTTTCATCCTTTGTAATTCGTGTGGCAATACCCTTACGTTGTACTCATTCAGGCTTGGTCGATATAGAGTCAAACCCATAGACCTTAAAAATGTGTTAATTATAAGGAAGCCGCGAATACtctaacaaaaatattcatgAGATTGTTAATGCTCACTCAATCAATGGAGCTGCAGAAGATTCTAACCAAAACAGATCTTTACTGACCACTCCAACATACAGGTCTCTCTTCTCAGACTCTGGTATTAAGGAGTTAGTCCAATCTAAAAAGTTTGTGTACAcgtacatttataaatatatgtactttctttcttaataatGAACTACATATATTAAACGATCGAGATAAGAAGCTACTTCTACGGCGAGATCGTGATAAGAATTGAAGGTAGATGTGTGAAATACGAGTCAGACTATGGGAAGTTGCAGAGAAAATCATGAATATACCTAGGAAACGATTAAAAGGGTGTACAATAGCTCTGCGCAGAAATTTTGAGGCCTTCCTACATAATATACTCCAAACTGAAGGTATCTCACTTTCACAAGAAACTCCATTATTCTTCATCCGCCATGAAGCTTCGCTGGCTAAAGAGTAAAACTGTTCGAAGTTTATCCGCGATTCTGCTGGATCACCTTTCCCTGGAAATCCATCGATCACGCTTCTGTAcgtttctataaaatattaaaaatatttttgcaaatcaaaatatataatactccTAAATATACCATGAATAGTgtttatgaataaaatttatatatatatatatattacctgACTTATTTACAGCATTGAACAGATCTGAAACTGACACATTACATTTTGTGTTTGTCTGTAAGGCTACCCAAGcctgaaaatattataaataataaggtACCATTCATTTATTCCTAGATTTGTTAATATATGGAGATGTGTACTAacttcttttaaatttattgtacCACTATCATTAATGTCCAAAGATTTAAAAATCTCTCTTAAcattctgtaaaaaaaaattgaatacattgttaaaaatattgttgtcatattgatattttatcaaGTAAAAGCTCATAAttgcaatatatatttacattatatcgGACCCATTTTGACTTAGAGAGATTCTCATAGTTCTTGCTCCATCATCAGCATGTAAGTCCTGTACGTTTATTTGTTCGCgcaaaatctaaaaaaattcacatatattaatattcacatattatcatcatatattttatcttttttcatttttttttttcttttttttcttttttaccttagATGTACAATTTAGAGCGACCGATACACTTTCAAATATAGGTATCCTGTGTCTTTCCATAAAGTATTGAAGTACAAGTAATCCATTCATTAAATCATAGTATTccctaataatatataaatatttatatttatattaaattaataacgtttatattttgttgttgttgcgccttagaattaatttatattacgtacTGTGATGAAACACTTTCTCCGAGTATAGTCTGATCTTGTCGATATGGGTAAATTACAAGAATCAGAGATTCACTCCTAGTTGCTGCCAATTGAGCTGCCTCTATAATTCCGGCGCTATTACGAGTTTGATTATCGATTACAAAAAGCAAAACGCGTGCTGTCTGTTTTGCTTCATATTCTTGAGCTATAAGCTCTGGACCCCATTGTGATACTTGCTACAATATATTTCATCTATTAACATCTTAACAGTTTTACACATAATTCTAAATcctaatagaaataaaacttACAGGATTATAATAAGTAATTCCAAGTCTTTGAAGTGTCGGTATTGCTATCTCTGACCTCCAGGTGGTTGGATTACAAGAGCCACCCAAAAATACCTCATATGCCATTCTCTctggaaaaattaataacttgagcttgtattttttttttttgttttctttcctttccttccttttttttttgtggaagaaagaaaaaaaattataagtttTACTAACTTGAACCAATTTTGTAATTAGTATCCTTTCCATCACAGTGTAACAAATGAGAGGTGCTCATAGGAACGACTGttctataattaaatataaatataattagtaatttttctttaagcaTTATACAGTGATCCAATATTATCACACTCAAACAATATTACACATTTTGCAGCAggatttgatatttttgttttatgattattgaacatgaatatatatatatatatatatatatatatatatatatatatatatatatatatatatatatatatacatatatatacatatatcaaagtaaagtttataaatatagGAAAAGTGGTGTTGGAGTGTGGTAATAGGATACTTTTCATTGTTACTTATTACCAGAATTTATCTAAAAATTGCACATACTTCCAAATATCAAATCCTCTTGCAATGAAAAACAGCACACTGTGTTTCATcatcattaaaatatcttcATAGCTATCTTAACCAAATGTTCAATATTTTCTGCCTGCaacaaagatttatttttaacagatTATTGACTTTATAGAGCAAAAACTAttactgtatatataaacgattaattatttattctttctttttcattgtaaaaattatttgacattattgaatatttatatatatatatatatatatatatatatatatatatatatgcatatcacagaacaataaatatattttaaattttagcAGTACCCTCGTTCGCACAGAAGTGCCAGTTCTGTGGCAAATATGCAGAACTCCTCAAACATTATACAGGAATCTGTACTGATCCCATAACGATTCTCAACATCGTGCAGCATGTCCTGCGGCTGTAACCAGTTCGGGAAGAACAGCattgtgtatattttttttatctgaaatatacatatacacatgatAGACATATTCTATTTTACATAAAACATAAAGTCATTATCATagataatgcatatatattttaaatgttactTACTAAACTGGGTCAAGCGGCAAACTAAGCAGCCCTTAGCCAGTACAAAACAAGTATTCATCGTTTAAGAGAACTCGTTTATTCCAAATACGTTCTTCCGAAAACAAAGGTATATTCCAAATTCTTTACAGATTTTGGATTCAAGTGTTcctgtataataaaataatgaaacacaatattctttttctcttatcacaATGCAtgacaatatataaaaagaatgaaagaatattattgaaatcaataaacaaaattaaattaatggtGATAGGCAAAACTggtttattaataaagaaaaaaaaaaagaaaaagaaaaaaaaaggaaaaatttagaTTCGCGTAAAATTCTTAAGTAAGAATAGTAATTAACGCGTTTACAGctggaaatattatttgaaaaggtGCGTAGGAGAAGACGCTTTTggacaaagagagacagagagagagagagagagagagagagagagagagagagagagagaaagagagagaaagaaagagagagagagagagaaaggagatcgagcaagaaagaaagaaaaaaagagagagagagagagagagcaacgaTCACGATAAATCGTAACTCAGCACTCCTGATCGTTTGATAGAAGAGCGACGGTCTAGCAGCG of the Vespa crabro chromosome 4, iyVesCrab1.2, whole genome shotgun sequence genome contains:
- the LOC124423856 gene encoding GPI transamidase component PIG-S, which translates into the protein MIFLTEKYRVYASISFAVILLGIGVPLWWYMTTVPRVALPYFGIDELSNLEIKIKTKIIVAALTDERAITLTEEIRRTFEASEIYDLEVVYQVVSSNLLALAFAHHESEKIASTFDLDVGNLLLLESPNLNDAVLVGSKRTIYFSIETSNEKLVQVLSEWILREKSLNLTKNALTNPTDYSLDEENRRRFPASSAYDVLITIVNPDPETLKVNWDLRTMTEEYIEPFLDQLSMVSNFSVKSQWLYLLPLGVNPIRVPDSSSQGRHYGLVEDVLPHIVTPLEKKLASQVSLHPCINFVAYIVPCDNAPLYIYTRNGHKSTIDSGVEAFLSPRWGGVVLTNPSFEACEAAARGKATTIIPDEATIIGTFLAQLRLLLGIPEMKPISSVTVVPLVGLKSRDWEVDALLRVRAMEQLTSAKLTLQSLAQLLTEINRIVITDVVGNRIKVALDLVERSAELLRHGDLMNGFILSKDAFITAEEAFSDPTLLALLYFPEDQKYAVYTPLFLPAMIPVLLSLKTILQYYRGGKTDAKKVTTQNKTNKDSTKVKDEKVQ